In a single window of the Luteibacter rhizovicinus DSM 16549 genome:
- a CDS encoding ATP-binding response regulator, with product MRDVSVTWLERVWRRTSLVQRLTCVALVPTAISAVLLVTLLTRHQMDTLHEMGRSTADAIAQQAASVSGEALRNGERREISHISQSIVQLPQVARVRISDRDGEIIADRVNGSIDDDDSLTVSREVLDPVSHRVVGSVTVDVSVEDAIAAQRTSVQNALLWLALSLFIAVMIGWSTARWLSAPLRNLAIAVRQLGLGDRTVVVPVTDDTEIGDLQRGFNGAASQLLHAQIGMEREIAMATEELARKNAALEAASVAKARFLAAASHDLRQPLYALTLFSSGLAVDEYDPVRLNRIAHIQECVEALDHLFSELLDLSRLETGAMPAVLRDVPLDEVFEEVSVNFRMVAEQHDLRLVVRTTGLWVRCDRTMVARILNNLVSNALRYTRCGGVLVGARRRLDGSVRVDVWDTGLGIGPEHLLHIFDEFYRVESGPEAGRPESTRRGLGLGLSTVQRLAGLLGTRAMVRSQPGKGSVFSITLPEVQPGKIEPPVTAAPGGGTPRDVVGMRVLVIDDEPSILAGISFLLGSWGCEVMTAEDAQQAMEAVHQWMQPPDIVISDLRLREGTGLDVIDLLDRYYRRRPGDPPPFARVLITGETRGDYLRNVDQTTTQVLYKPVSPERLHDVMVSAWAGHHAPV from the coding sequence ATGCGCGACGTATCGGTGACGTGGCTGGAACGGGTGTGGCGCCGCACGTCGCTGGTGCAGCGCCTGACTTGTGTTGCCCTCGTGCCCACGGCCATCAGCGCGGTCCTGCTGGTAACCCTGCTCACCCGTCACCAGATGGACACCCTGCATGAGATGGGGCGCTCGACGGCCGATGCCATCGCGCAGCAGGCCGCCAGTGTTTCCGGTGAGGCGCTGCGTAACGGCGAGCGGCGCGAGATTTCCCACATTTCCCAATCGATCGTCCAGCTGCCGCAGGTGGCGCGGGTTCGCATCAGTGACCGCGACGGCGAGATCATCGCGGACCGTGTAAACGGAAGCATCGACGATGACGACAGCCTCACCGTGTCGCGCGAGGTCCTGGACCCGGTCAGTCATCGTGTCGTCGGCTCGGTCACGGTCGACGTCAGCGTCGAGGACGCGATCGCCGCACAACGAACGAGTGTGCAAAACGCCCTGCTGTGGCTGGCCCTGAGCCTGTTCATCGCCGTGATGATCGGCTGGTCCACCGCGCGCTGGCTGAGCGCCCCGTTGCGTAACCTGGCCATCGCTGTTCGCCAGCTCGGCCTCGGCGACCGGACCGTCGTGGTTCCCGTCACCGACGATACCGAGATCGGCGATCTACAGCGGGGTTTCAACGGCGCCGCCTCCCAACTCCTGCATGCGCAGATCGGCATGGAACGCGAGATCGCCATGGCCACCGAGGAGCTCGCCCGGAAGAACGCCGCGCTCGAAGCGGCAAGCGTGGCGAAGGCACGTTTCCTCGCCGCCGCGTCGCACGACCTGCGCCAGCCACTGTACGCCCTCACCCTGTTTTCCTCCGGCCTTGCCGTGGACGAGTACGACCCGGTGCGCCTCAACCGCATCGCGCACATCCAGGAGTGCGTCGAAGCACTCGACCACCTGTTCAGCGAGCTGCTCGACCTGTCCCGCCTCGAGACCGGCGCCATGCCGGCCGTGCTGCGCGATGTGCCGCTGGATGAGGTCTTCGAAGAGGTGAGCGTGAATTTCCGCATGGTGGCCGAACAGCACGACCTTCGCCTCGTCGTGCGGACCACCGGACTGTGGGTACGCTGCGACCGCACCATGGTCGCGCGCATCCTCAACAACTTGGTCAGCAATGCGCTGCGTTATACCCGCTGCGGCGGGGTGCTCGTGGGAGCCCGCCGACGCCTCGACGGCAGTGTCCGCGTCGACGTCTGGGACACCGGCCTGGGCATCGGACCTGAGCATCTCCTACATATTTTCGACGAGTTCTACCGCGTCGAGAGCGGCCCGGAAGCCGGCCGGCCGGAGAGCACGCGACGCGGGCTGGGCCTGGGCCTGTCCACCGTACAGCGACTGGCGGGCCTGCTCGGGACGAGGGCCATGGTCCGATCGCAACCAGGCAAGGGCAGCGTGTTCTCTATCACCCTGCCGGAAGTGCAGCCAGGCAAGATCGAACCCCCGGTTACGGCCGCGCCGGGCGGAGGCACACCACGGGACGTCGTCGGCATGCGCGTCCTGGTGATCGACGACGAGCCCAGCATCCTGGCGGGCATCAGCTTCCTGCTGGGCAGCTGGGGCTGCGAGGTCATGACGGCCGAAGATGCGCAGCAGGCCATGGAGGCAGTCCACCAGTGGATGCAGCCGCCGGACATCGTGATTTCCGACCTGCGGCTGCGCGAGGGCACGGGCCTGGACGTGATCGACCTGCTCGATCGCTACTACCGCCGGCGCCCCGGCGACCCGCCGCCGTTCGCCCGCGTCCTGATTACCGGCGAGACCCGTGGGGACTACCTGCGAAACGTCGATCAGACCACCACGCAGGTCCTCTACAAGCCAGTTTCGCCGGAACGCCTGCACGATGTCATGGTTTCCGCCTGGGCCGGCCATCATGCTCCCGTCTGA
- a CDS encoding LuxR C-terminal-related transcriptional regulator has translation MRVLIADDHRLIIEGVKLKLSELGDNVEFVEAETVAQLRAQLERHPLPDLALIDMAMPGANGGVDHIREAVEKLSDANDKVTSQDSDSPDLTDDERRHAADLIGTRTAHKRAVIVLSGTEDSAAIRHVLDLGVQGYILKSSPPEVILSAVRLVVGGGIYVPPEAMRAAASTTTPFFATTNGSDGLTTKERLATVLTERQIDVLKLLAKGRPNKLIARELGISEGTVKIHLAAIFRALHVRNRLEALVAAQHLGD, from the coding sequence ATGCGTGTTCTGATCGCGGACGATCATCGGCTCATCATCGAGGGCGTCAAGCTCAAGCTGAGTGAGCTGGGTGACAACGTCGAGTTCGTCGAGGCCGAGACGGTTGCCCAGCTTCGCGCGCAGCTCGAACGGCATCCCCTTCCAGATCTCGCCCTGATCGACATGGCCATGCCGGGTGCGAACGGCGGGGTCGATCACATCCGGGAGGCCGTCGAAAAGCTTTCCGACGCGAACGACAAGGTCACCTCCCAGGACAGCGACAGCCCGGACCTGACCGACGACGAGCGCCGTCATGCGGCCGACCTCATCGGTACCCGCACGGCGCACAAACGCGCTGTCATCGTACTGTCCGGCACAGAGGACTCCGCCGCCATCCGCCATGTGCTGGATCTGGGCGTGCAGGGCTACATCCTGAAATCGTCGCCGCCCGAGGTCATCCTGAGCGCCGTGCGCTTGGTGGTCGGCGGGGGGATCTACGTACCGCCCGAAGCGATGAGGGCCGCCGCGTCGACCACGACGCCGTTCTTCGCGACCACCAATGGCAGCGACGGACTGACGACCAAGGAGCGGCTGGCCACGGTCCTGACCGAGCGACAGATCGACGTCCTCAAGCTGCTGGCCAAGGGCCGGCCGAACAAATTGATCGCGCGCGAGCTGGGAATCAGCGAAGGCACGGTCAAGATTCACCTCGCCGCGATCTTCCGTGCGCTACATGTGCGGAATCGATTGGAGGCACTGGTCGCCGCACAGCACCTGGGCGACTAG
- the phnD gene encoding phosphate/phosphite/phosphonate ABC transporter substrate-binding protein has translation MRAWFSACVLCALCSGPVLAASPAQGDVDPNAPLTFGILPIGGPAESLEAWRPMLDDLSKALARPVRAVSVTTYEGIAQAISEQRVDIAFLSGRLALDAVTRQNMQVIGQLTRGDGSRGYYAVVIVAADSRLRTVDQLFARPGKWRFARGEALSVSGYLVPETQLFAARNVDSDTFFASVHIDNHQNNALAVANGEADVATNNSADLERFKQHFPDQYARLRVLWQSSLIPHAVIVIRNDLPLALRERVATFITSYGKGKDGPREEANLKLIHDISGFARAGNAVLVPFVDIEYSLEKRRATSAQWVSEAAREARFHKITADHDAVVKQLDGK, from the coding sequence GTGCGCGCGTGGTTCAGCGCGTGCGTCCTGTGCGCCCTGTGTTCGGGACCCGTCCTCGCGGCGAGCCCCGCGCAGGGCGACGTCGACCCGAACGCCCCGCTCACCTTCGGCATCCTCCCCATCGGCGGCCCCGCCGAATCGCTGGAGGCGTGGCGGCCCATGCTCGACGACCTGAGCAAGGCGCTCGCGCGCCCTGTCCGTGCCGTCTCGGTCACGACCTACGAAGGCATCGCGCAGGCCATCAGCGAGCAACGGGTGGACATCGCTTTTCTCTCTGGCCGACTCGCGCTGGACGCCGTGACTAGGCAGAACATGCAGGTGATCGGCCAGCTCACACGCGGCGACGGCTCCAGGGGCTATTACGCCGTGGTCATCGTGGCCGCCGACTCACGGCTGCGCACCGTCGACCAGCTGTTCGCACGGCCGGGCAAGTGGCGCTTCGCCCGTGGCGAGGCGCTGTCCGTCTCCGGCTATCTCGTTCCGGAGACCCAACTGTTCGCGGCGCGCAACGTGGACTCGGACACCTTTTTTGCCAGCGTGCACATCGACAACCACCAGAACAATGCGCTGGCCGTCGCCAATGGCGAGGCCGATGTGGCCACCAACAACTCCGCGGACCTGGAGCGCTTCAAGCAACATTTTCCCGACCAGTACGCACGCCTGCGCGTCCTATGGCAATCCTCGCTCATCCCCCACGCGGTCATCGTTATCCGGAACGACCTGCCGCTGGCGCTGCGCGAGCGGGTGGCGACCTTCATCACCAGCTATGGAAAAGGCAAGGACGGCCCGCGTGAAGAAGCGAATCTGAAGCTCATCCACGACATCAGTGGATTCGCCCGCGCCGGCAACGCCGTGCTCGTTCCGTTCGTCGATATCGAGTATTCGCTGGAGAAGCGCCGGGCCACCAGCGCGCAATGGGTGAGCGAGGCCGCGCGTGAGGCGCGCTTTCACAAGATCACGGCCGATCACGACGCCGTCGTAAAGCAACTCGATGGTAAATAG
- a CDS encoding sensor histidine kinase, producing MTLVALALAGTLGVLHMRALSGEARTVARIQAIRLGASIDAATGDDAVRYALTRALSRSAPTESLTLRRDDAPDLVIDSGRQTPAGRALRVRLNTPLGELETVSDATSLRERQAAAAFMTLLLCCGVLAVFLFTRRALERNVIEPIEGMRDRIDAFLHPRRSTTREHSDGELATIDALLDELVDLRRRHDMAMADALRQRLHDIARHTRFIEQVGDHFRQPLQALALFVAGMQPGEDLRQRAVLGQMRTSLTRLNELLDGLLAMARFDAGAVEPHAIDLITSDLFVRERAAIDDDARRLGVDIHWRGGRIPLHSDATLLGELIHRLVSNAVISTPNGRVLVAARRRGDAVRLEVRDNGMGLEPTQQERVFEEFTRLPGHAGYGISLAVARRIVDTLGGSIGVRSSPGRGTLFWVQLDGAAVGPPLKAASMLSRHPAL from the coding sequence ATGACACTGGTTGCGCTCGCCTTGGCCGGAACGCTTGGCGTGTTACATATGCGAGCCTTGTCCGGCGAAGCGCGCACCGTCGCGCGTATCCAGGCGATCCGTCTTGGCGCTTCCATCGACGCGGCGACGGGCGACGATGCCGTTCGCTACGCACTGACCCGCGCGCTGTCGCGCAGTGCGCCCACCGAGAGCCTCACGCTTCGCCGCGACGATGCACCGGATCTGGTGATCGACAGTGGTCGCCAGACCCCCGCCGGACGCGCGTTGCGTGTGCGCCTGAATACTCCCTTGGGCGAACTCGAAACCGTTTCCGACGCGACATCGCTGCGCGAGCGCCAGGCTGCCGCGGCGTTCATGACCCTGCTGTTGTGTTGTGGTGTTCTTGCCGTGTTCCTGTTCACTCGACGGGCCCTCGAGCGCAATGTCATCGAGCCCATCGAAGGCATGCGCGATCGCATCGACGCCTTCCTCCATCCCCGCCGATCCACCACCCGGGAGCACAGCGACGGCGAGCTCGCCACCATCGATGCCCTGCTCGACGAACTGGTCGACCTGCGACGGCGCCACGACATGGCCATGGCCGATGCCCTGCGCCAGCGACTGCACGACATCGCGCGGCATACGCGCTTCATCGAACAGGTCGGCGACCACTTCCGCCAGCCGCTGCAGGCACTGGCCCTGTTCGTCGCCGGCATGCAGCCGGGTGAAGACCTGCGCCAGCGGGCCGTCCTCGGCCAGATGCGTACGAGCCTGACGCGGCTCAACGAGCTGCTCGATGGCTTGCTCGCCATGGCCCGCTTCGATGCGGGTGCGGTCGAACCGCATGCGATCGACCTGATCACCTCGGATCTCTTCGTACGCGAACGCGCGGCGATCGACGACGACGCCCGCCGCCTCGGTGTCGACATTCATTGGCGCGGTGGCCGCATCCCCCTGCACAGTGATGCCACGCTGCTTGGCGAACTGATCCACCGCCTGGTCTCGAACGCGGTGATCAGCACCCCGAACGGCCGCGTGCTGGTCGCGGCGCGGCGGCGTGGCGACGCCGTTCGACTCGAGGTCCGCGATAACGGGATGGGCCTGGAACCCACTCAGCAGGAGCGCGTCTTCGAGGAATTCACCCGTCTGCCCGGTCATGCCGGCTATGGCATCTCCCTGGCGGTCGCCCGCCGTATCGTCGATACGCTCGGCGGCAGCATCGGCGTCCGCTCCAGCCCAGGACGGGGCACCCTTTTCTGGGTGCAACTGGACGGCGCCGCGGTCGGTCCACCCCTCAAGGCAGCGTCGATGCTGAGTCGGCACCCGGCGCTCTGA
- a CDS encoding VTT domain-containing protein produces the protein MASVNWSDTAPVVAFIGVFAGAIGLPVPAMPTLIVVGSTLVAARDPVLILITFLGALAGAFAGDAAWFLTGRRFGYRVLDGLCRISLSPDTCVRRASGFFEKRGVKLLLISRFIPGLSLVAIPIAGAGDTRFSRFTLYDLLGAALWISVGLSVGMLFYRQIDAVLATLKQFGLGMAAIALIGLLLWIGFRYTRRALLIAQLRKSRISVDELSVLLASEPGALIVDVRSALSRRDDPFVIPGSRLFDLATADAALATLPKHTSVVIYCSCPNEVSAAKVAERLSKLGFSNVRPLTGGIGAWRQAGRDVEAIIATT, from the coding sequence GTGGCGAGCGTCAATTGGTCTGATACGGCGCCGGTCGTGGCGTTCATTGGCGTGTTCGCAGGGGCGATCGGCTTGCCCGTGCCGGCGATGCCCACCCTGATCGTGGTGGGCAGCACGCTGGTCGCCGCGCGGGATCCCGTCCTGATCCTGATCACCTTCCTTGGCGCGCTCGCGGGCGCGTTTGCCGGTGATGCCGCGTGGTTTCTCACCGGCCGTCGCTTCGGCTATCGCGTACTCGACGGGCTGTGCCGCATCTCGCTGTCGCCCGATACCTGCGTGCGGCGTGCGAGCGGCTTTTTCGAGAAGCGTGGCGTCAAGCTCCTTCTGATATCGCGGTTCATTCCCGGCCTGTCGCTCGTCGCGATTCCCATCGCCGGGGCCGGCGATACACGCTTCTCGCGCTTCACCCTCTACGACCTGCTGGGAGCCGCGTTGTGGATCTCGGTCGGGCTATCGGTCGGCATGCTTTTCTACCGCCAGATCGACGCCGTGCTGGCGACCCTGAAGCAATTTGGCCTGGGCATGGCCGCGATCGCGCTGATCGGCCTGCTGCTCTGGATCGGCTTTCGCTACACCCGTCGCGCCCTGCTGATCGCCCAGCTGCGCAAGAGCCGCATCTCCGTCGATGAACTCTCGGTGCTCCTGGCCAGCGAGCCCGGCGCACTGATCGTGGATGTCCGCTCGGCCCTGAGCCGCCGCGACGACCCCTTCGTCATTCCCGGGTCCCGCCTGTTCGACCTGGCCACGGCCGACGCCGCCCTGGCCACCTTGCCCAAGCACACCTCGGTGGTGATCTATTGCTCCTGCCCCAACGAGGTTTCGGCCGCGAAAGTCGCCGAACGCCTGAGCAAACTGGGCTTCTCCAATGTCCGCCCGCTGACCGGAGGCATCGGCGCCTGGCGCCAGGCGGGTCGCGACGTCGAGGCCATCATCGCCACGACCTGA
- the queC gene encoding 7-cyano-7-deazaguanine synthase QueC, with product MNASNPSRKAVILVSGGMDSAVTIAMAREQGFEVYALSVAYGQRHSSELEASERVATMLGAVTHKTVHVDLRSIGGSALTADIDVPEDGGTGIPVTYVPARNTIMLSIALGWAEVLGSSDIFCGVNAVDYSGYPDCRPAFIESFQSLANVATKAGVEGAGIRIHAPLMDMGKGDIVREGMRLGVDFAATVSCYQADAQGRACGHCDACRLRAEGFAKAGVPDPTHYV from the coding sequence ATGAACGCTTCGAACCCCTCCCGCAAGGCCGTCATCCTCGTGTCCGGTGGCATGGATTCCGCGGTCACGATCGCCATGGCGCGCGAGCAGGGCTTCGAGGTCTATGCACTGAGCGTGGCCTATGGGCAGCGCCACAGCTCCGAGCTCGAAGCATCCGAGCGAGTGGCGACGATGCTCGGCGCCGTCACGCACAAGACCGTGCACGTGGACCTGCGAAGCATTGGGGGTTCGGCCCTCACGGCCGACATCGACGTGCCGGAAGATGGTGGCACGGGCATCCCTGTGACCTACGTGCCCGCGCGTAACACCATCATGCTGTCCATCGCCCTGGGCTGGGCCGAGGTGCTCGGCTCGAGCGACATCTTCTGTGGCGTCAACGCCGTCGATTATTCGGGCTACCCGGATTGCCGTCCGGCCTTCATCGAGTCGTTCCAGTCGCTGGCCAACGTCGCCACCAAGGCTGGCGTCGAGGGTGCGGGTATCCGCATTCATGCGCCGCTGATGGACATGGGCAAGGGTGACATCGTCCGCGAAGGCATGCGCCTTGGCGTCGACTTCGCCGCCACCGTGAGCTGCTACCAGGCGGACGCACAGGGCCGGGCCTGTGGTCACTGCGACGCCTGCCGCCTCCGCGCTGAGGGCTTCGCCAAGGCTGGCGTGCCCGATCCCACGCACTACGTCTGA
- the queE gene encoding 7-carboxy-7-deazaguanine synthase QueE — MNGNTATPADVPPVAPVADRLRITEIFHSVQGEADAIGWPTVFVRLTGCPLRCVWCDTEYSFHGGQWHDIDTIVAHVASFVAKHVCVTGGEPLAQKRCLALLRKLCDAGHEVSLETSGALDVSGVDPRVRKVMDLKAPDSGESARNLWSNLDHLLPHDQVKFVIASRGDFEWARDVVREHALDQRVMPLFSPVWSKVQPRELAEWILAERLPVRFQLQLHKLLWNDAAGH; from the coding sequence ATGAACGGTAACACCGCAACTCCGGCGGACGTTCCGCCGGTCGCGCCCGTCGCGGACCGACTGCGGATCACCGAGATCTTTCACTCCGTGCAGGGCGAAGCCGATGCAATCGGCTGGCCGACCGTGTTCGTGCGCCTGACCGGCTGCCCGCTGCGGTGCGTCTGGTGCGATACGGAGTATTCCTTCCACGGCGGTCAGTGGCACGACATCGATACCATCGTCGCGCATGTCGCCAGCTTCGTGGCGAAGCACGTCTGCGTGACGGGCGGCGAGCCGCTTGCGCAGAAGCGCTGCCTGGCCCTCCTGCGCAAGCTGTGCGATGCCGGCCATGAGGTGTCGCTCGAGACCTCCGGGGCCCTCGACGTCTCCGGTGTCGACCCGCGCGTCCGCAAGGTCATGGATCTGAAGGCGCCGGACTCCGGCGAGAGCGCGCGCAACCTGTGGTCCAACCTCGACCACCTCCTGCCGCACGACCAGGTCAAGTTCGTCATCGCGAGTCGTGGCGACTTCGAGTGGGCGCGCGATGTGGTCCGCGAGCACGCGCTCGATCAGCGCGTGATGCCGCTCTTTTCCCCGGTGTGGTCGAAGGTCCAGCCTCGCGAGCTGGCCGAGTGGATCCTCGCCGAACGCCTGCCGGTACGATTCCAGCTGCAGCTACACAAGCTGCTGTGGAACGACGCGGCCGGTCACTGA